In Paenibacillus sp. G2S3, a single window of DNA contains:
- the ftsY gene encoding signal recognition particle-docking protein FtsY: MSFFRKLKESISGKTESVTKQFRDGLEKTRKGFVEKVADLIIRRKKIDEEFYEELEEILIGADVGVNTVMTLVEDLRAEVKQKRIEDAAELQPILSRMLMELLRGDDDNSLKENPNGITVILFVGVNGVGKTTTIGKLAHRYKQEGKKVLLAAGDTFRAGAIEQLEVWGQRAGVDVIKQQAGSDPAAVMFDAVQAAKQRNVDILICDTAGRLQNKSNLMEELNKIFRVIQREIPSAPHEVLMVLDATTGQNALTQAKLFGEKSGVTGLVLTKLDGTAKGGIVVAIRQEMNLPVKLVGLGEKMEDLQPFDSQQFVHALFAGLIAEEEESEESEE; this comes from the coding sequence ATGAGCTTTTTCAGGAAGTTAAAAGAAAGTATTTCCGGCAAAACGGAAAGTGTAACCAAACAATTCCGCGACGGATTAGAGAAAACCCGTAAAGGCTTTGTCGAGAAGGTAGCAGACCTGATTATCCGCCGTAAAAAAATAGATGAAGAGTTCTACGAAGAGCTGGAAGAAATCTTGATTGGTGCGGACGTAGGTGTTAATACAGTAATGACACTTGTGGAGGATCTACGCGCCGAAGTGAAGCAAAAGCGAATTGAAGATGCAGCTGAGCTGCAACCCATTTTGTCCCGTATGCTCATGGAATTGCTGCGCGGCGATGATGATAACAGCCTGAAGGAGAACCCGAACGGGATTACCGTTATCTTGTTCGTTGGGGTAAATGGTGTAGGCAAGACGACTACAATCGGTAAGCTTGCGCATCGTTACAAACAAGAGGGTAAAAAAGTTCTTTTGGCCGCAGGGGATACGTTTCGTGCCGGAGCGATTGAACAGCTCGAAGTTTGGGGTCAACGTGCAGGTGTAGACGTAATCAAGCAACAAGCAGGCTCTGACCCAGCGGCTGTTATGTTCGATGCTGTACAAGCGGCTAAGCAGCGGAATGTGGATATCTTGATTTGTGATACCGCAGGTAGACTTCAGAATAAGAGCAATCTGATGGAAGAGCTCAACAAGATTTTCCGTGTCATTCAAAGAGAAATTCCTAGTGCTCCGCATGAAGTACTGATGGTGCTAGATGCAACTACAGGTCAAAATGCGCTAACTCAAGCCAAGCTATTTGGTGAAAAGAGTGGGGTAACAGGTCTAGTCTTGACGAAGCTGGATGGAACAGCTAAAGGCGGAATTGTGGTAGCCATTCGTCAGGAAATGAACTTACCGGTGAAGCTCGTAGGGCTCGGAGAAAAGATGGAAGACTTGCAGCCATTTGATTCTCAGCAGTTCGTGCATGCTCTTTTTGCGGGATTGATTGCCGAGGAAGAAGAGTCAGAAGAATCGGAAGAGTAA
- a CDS encoding DUF3658 domain-containing protein, whose protein sequence is MQTLIKNTEITQPLTSVQRKQYELEWQKISSTKEMLRVWSNGQLTNVPETYYDEDILSLILQIQKNEEGNHYVNAGLIVGTMIGQWNLFISTSFIEYRFWRLISEGKLLFKGIPYAMHLYFLRIP, encoded by the coding sequence GTGCAAACTCTTATTAAAAACACCGAAATTACGCAACCCCTTACCTCCGTACAAAGAAAACAGTATGAACTGGAGTGGCAAAAAATCAGCAGCACCAAGGAGATGCTTCGAGTCTGGTCTAATGGTCAGCTGACGAATGTTCCTGAAACATACTATGACGAAGACATTCTATCCTTAATTCTGCAAATACAAAAGAATGAGGAAGGAAATCATTACGTAAATGCTGGACTTATTGTAGGTACAATGATAGGACAGTGGAATTTATTTATCAGTACTTCGTTTATAGAATATCGCTTCTGGAGGCTAATTAGTGAGGGGAAACTGTTATTTAAAGGGATACCTTACGCGATGCATTTATACTTTTTAAGAATCCCTTAG
- a CDS encoding DUF1835 domain-containing protein: MSEAGSMKVALSRVGCRHLIRVLSFNEMFSAGPLCKLHNDEGFHARELWFQERFPDQGYHLNPQHKLEAMIQTLKEIPEDKKITIGAETTPMIRQVYDLHFLFLVRGSNLFML; this comes from the coding sequence TTGTCAGAAGCTGGTTCGATGAAGGTAGCACTTAGTCGTGTAGGTTGTCGTCATTTAATAAGAGTACTTTCATTTAATGAGATGTTCTCTGCTGGGCCGCTGTGTAAATTACATAATGATGAAGGGTTTCATGCCCGTGAGTTATGGTTTCAGGAACGATTTCCGGATCAGGGTTATCATCTCAATCCCCAGCATAAACTGGAAGCCATGATTCAAACCTTAAAAGAAATTCCTGAGGATAAAAAAATCACTATTGGTGCGGAGACAACTCCCATGATCAGACAGGTTTACGATTTGCACTTTCTGTTCTTAGTGAGAGGAAGCAACCTATTCATGTTATAA
- a CDS encoding circularly permuted type 2 ATP-grasp protein: MSKLDPLPGLSPYPLQHFFDEMYADKRNVRPHYRHVNRMFSGMSSEELQGKQNLMQRRMMEEGITFTLYNPAQDHPMERTIPFDMIPRIIPKNEWERLEAGIIQRITALNLFIHDIYHEQYIVKDGIVPRRMIISNCYFRPEMAGLRVPGGAYITTSGIDLIRHHDGQYYVLEDNLRTPSGFSYLFKGRTLMNQLFPELSFASSIRDVDHSLNRFLSVLRSLSPSRKSDPVIALLTPGEYNSAYYEHAFLAQQMGIHLVEGRDLVAKDHKIYLKEMNGLRRVDVLYRRLDDDFIDPLAFQPDSLLGVAGLMNAYRAGNVAIANAPGTGVADDKAMYVYVPDMIRYYLNEEPILGNVPTYLLGRPDERLYVLENLSEMVVKETSLSGGYGMLIGSEATKEELAEFRMKIIADPERYIAQPIMSLSRAPVLSGGTMAPRHIDLRAFVLMGADRKPHVIPGGLTRVAMKEGSLVVNSSQGGGVKDTWVMA, encoded by the coding sequence ATGTCCAAATTAGATCCTCTGCCAGGTCTGTCTCCGTATCCGCTGCAACATTTTTTCGATGAAATGTATGCAGACAAGAGAAATGTCCGGCCGCACTACAGACATGTGAATCGCATGTTTTCCGGAATGAGCTCCGAAGAGCTGCAGGGTAAGCAGAATTTGATGCAGCGCAGGATGATGGAGGAAGGAATTACATTTACGCTTTACAATCCGGCTCAGGATCATCCTATGGAGCGAACGATCCCCTTCGATATGATTCCACGCATTATTCCTAAGAATGAATGGGAGAGGCTAGAGGCTGGAATTATTCAGCGTATCACGGCTTTGAATTTGTTCATTCATGATATCTACCATGAGCAGTACATCGTAAAGGATGGAATAGTCCCAAGGCGTATGATTATTTCCAACTGTTATTTCCGGCCAGAAATGGCGGGTCTAAGGGTGCCTGGTGGAGCCTATATCACAACTTCGGGAATCGATCTCATCCGCCATCATGATGGGCAATATTATGTGCTTGAAGATAATCTACGAACGCCTTCAGGTTTTTCATATCTTTTTAAAGGCAGAACCCTTATGAATCAGCTATTTCCTGAATTGTCCTTTGCTAGCTCCATCCGAGATGTTGATCATAGCTTGAATCGCTTCTTATCCGTTCTACGTAGTTTATCACCCTCACGAAAGTCAGATCCGGTTATAGCACTCCTTACACCTGGGGAATACAATTCTGCTTATTATGAGCATGCTTTTCTAGCACAACAGATGGGAATACATTTGGTTGAAGGTCGAGATTTGGTTGCAAAAGATCACAAAATATATTTGAAAGAAATGAACGGACTTCGCCGTGTAGATGTGCTGTATCGACGTTTGGATGATGATTTCATCGATCCGTTAGCTTTTCAGCCAGATTCACTTCTAGGGGTAGCAGGTCTGATGAATGCGTATCGGGCAGGGAATGTGGCGATTGCTAATGCTCCGGGGACTGGTGTTGCAGATGATAAAGCGATGTATGTCTATGTACCGGATATGATTCGTTATTATCTGAATGAAGAACCGATTCTTGGGAATGTCCCGACCTATTTGCTAGGCAGACCTGACGAACGTTTATATGTCCTTGAGAACCTATCTGAAATGGTTGTTAAGGAGACTTCATTATCAGGGGGATATGGAATGTTGATCGGAAGCGAAGCTACGAAAGAAGAACTCGCTGAATTCCGAATGAAGATTATCGCAGATCCGGAACGCTATATTGCACAGCCTATTATGTCTCTGTCCAGAGCACCGGTATTGTCTGGTGGGACTATGGCGCCTAGACATATCGATCTTCGGGCGTTTGTGTTAATGGGTGCTGACCGGAAGCCGCATGTTATACCTGGAGGATTGACACGGGTAGCCATGAAAGAAGGGTCATTGGTCGTCAATTCCTCGCAAGGTGGTGGCGTAAAAGATACTTGGGTCATGGCTTGA
- a CDS encoding alpha-E domain-containing protein, producing the protein MLNRNAEALFWIGRYIERAENHARLINVHYHIQQEEDFHEEGHKWSRLIDALGVRGEYIQQFETFSEQDVLSFITLDLGNSNSLFSCVHHARNNLRTLRQQLPSELWDVVNSFNLWLGERSVADIMSGPHQFYQQVKERTAMFLGAEQSVMLRGNEWHFIESGRFLERAENTTRILQAVIASCRFKELNAVYTQLQAVLKSVSGYQAFRRYYADAMSPESILDFLIANPKFPRSIRFSFHQLEEHLAKLELDSSEKGSGHEKVIRQAGKLKAELDYMEKEEMSGELVEDVLKSLVISCQKLGKTMEGAFFRREGVSV; encoded by the coding sequence ATGCTGAATCGAAATGCTGAAGCTTTGTTCTGGATCGGCAGATATATTGAAAGGGCAGAGAATCATGCACGGCTAATCAATGTTCATTATCATATCCAGCAGGAAGAGGATTTTCATGAAGAAGGACATAAATGGTCAAGGCTGATCGATGCGCTAGGCGTTCGTGGTGAATATATACAGCAGTTCGAAACCTTTTCCGAGCAGGATGTGCTATCTTTCATCACACTTGATTTAGGCAATTCTAATTCATTGTTCTCCTGTGTACATCATGCTAGAAATAATCTGCGCACCCTCCGTCAGCAGCTTCCAAGTGAATTATGGGATGTTGTAAACAGCTTCAACCTATGGCTTGGTGAGCGATCTGTTGCAGATATTATGAGCGGCCCACATCAGTTCTATCAGCAGGTCAAGGAGCGTACAGCCATGTTTCTCGGAGCTGAGCAGTCGGTAATGCTTAGGGGGAATGAATGGCATTTCATTGAGAGTGGACGGTTTCTAGAGCGAGCAGAGAATACAACTCGTATCTTACAGGCGGTTATTGCCTCATGCCGATTTAAGGAGCTTAACGCGGTTTATACTCAGTTGCAGGCGGTGCTTAAATCCGTTAGTGGGTACCAGGCGTTTCGCCGTTATTATGCAGATGCTATGTCTCCGGAGAGCATTTTAGATTTCTTGATTGCGAATCCCAAATTCCCTCGATCGATCCGGTTTTCTTTTCATCAGTTGGAGGAGCATTTAGCAAAGCTTGAACTGGATTCCTCAGAAAAAGGCTCAGGCCATGAGAAGGTCATTCGTCAAGCAGGTAAGCTTAAAGCGGAGCTGGATTACATGGAAAAAGAAGAAATGTCCGGCGAGCTGGTGGAAGATGTGCTTAAATCGCTGGTGATATCCTGTCAAAAGCTTGGAAAAACAATGGAGGGCGCCTTTTTTCGGCGAGAAGGAGTGTCTGTATGA
- a CDS encoding transglutaminase family protein, which yields MKIQINHTTTYSYPEPVTDSVNEIRLTPRTNYRQSCYHHEVDIYPPANLLTYEDFFGNRVHAYSVNKPHTEMVIHTKATVVTLDKAQGMDLPRTSLAEQVKLLNDEKFQNRYIEFILPTRYTEVTPELVEFASQYPFNETEDMYEWILKLSATIYEQFTYDPEATSVNTTVKKALKLKRGVCQDYAHLMIAVCRSVGLPSRYVSGYHFVGDLQGSNANFEQASHAWVETHIPGTGWLGFDPTNNVEVNWRYIKLGHGRDYKDIVPVKGVYRGGAGTLTVKVDVRKLDN from the coding sequence ATGAAGATTCAAATCAATCATACCACCACATACAGCTATCCAGAGCCGGTTACGGACAGTGTCAATGAGATCAGACTCACGCCGCGCACGAATTATCGCCAATCCTGTTATCACCATGAAGTGGATATTTATCCGCCAGCCAATCTATTAACCTATGAGGATTTCTTCGGGAATCGGGTCCATGCCTATTCGGTCAATAAGCCGCACACGGAGATGGTCATTCATACTAAAGCTACTGTAGTAACGTTGGATAAGGCTCAGGGAATGGATCTACCGAGAACATCCCTTGCAGAACAAGTTAAATTGTTAAATGATGAGAAATTCCAGAACCGTTATATTGAGTTTATTTTGCCGACCCGTTATACCGAGGTGACGCCTGAATTAGTGGAGTTTGCTTCACAGTATCCTTTTAATGAAACGGAGGATATGTATGAATGGATTCTCAAGTTATCTGCAACGATATATGAACAGTTCACCTATGACCCTGAGGCTACAAGTGTAAATACTACGGTAAAAAAAGCACTGAAGCTCAAACGTGGTGTATGTCAGGATTATGCTCATCTAATGATCGCTGTCTGCCGTAGCGTCGGTCTGCCGTCCAGATATGTAAGTGGATATCATTTTGTAGGTGATCTGCAAGGGAGTAATGCTAATTTTGAGCAAGCCTCACATGCTTGGGTGGAGACTCACATTCCGGGTACAGGTTGGCTTGGTTTCGATCCGACCAATAATGTTGAGGTCAATTGGCGTTATATTAAGTTAGGTCACGGACGGGACTACAAAGATATTGTACCTGTAAAAGGTGTATATCGTGGTGGAGCAGGCACTCTGACCGTGAAAGTGGATGTGCGGAAGCTGGACAATTAA
- a CDS encoding SDR family NAD(P)-dependent oxidoreductase has translation MSPNIAKKQRFIGKTTIITGAGSGIGRATAIKLAREGANVALFDLNLERTSSLADKLNKFRKDCALAIEVDTSDEKGMEEAVRRTVEQFGGLDVVFANAGINGAVGPIEELSLSDWERTMSVNLTGTFLTLKYTIPYLKDKGKGSIIITSSINGNTRFASFGWSTYSTTKAGQVAFAKMAALELAKFKIRVNVVCPGAIATNIDETTEMSEEVEAIVIPIEFPDGAQPLADGPGKPDNVADLVAFLASDESIHITGAQIVIDGAESLLS, from the coding sequence ATGAGTCCAAACATAGCTAAGAAACAAAGATTTATTGGAAAAACTACAATTATAACAGGAGCGGGCTCAGGAATTGGTCGGGCCACTGCTATTAAGCTGGCGAGGGAAGGTGCTAATGTAGCGCTTTTTGATTTGAATCTTGAACGTACCTCATCTTTGGCGGATAAGCTGAACAAGTTTCGCAAAGATTGTGCATTGGCCATTGAGGTAGATACTTCGGATGAAAAAGGCATGGAGGAAGCCGTTCGCAGAACCGTCGAACAATTCGGTGGCTTAGATGTAGTATTCGCTAACGCGGGAATTAATGGTGCGGTGGGACCTATAGAGGAACTTAGCTTGAGTGATTGGGAGCGTACGATGTCGGTGAACTTGACGGGGACCTTTTTGACCTTGAAATATACGATCCCTTATTTGAAGGATAAAGGGAAAGGCAGCATTATCATCACTAGCTCCATCAATGGGAACACTAGATTTGCCAGCTTTGGGTGGTCTACTTATAGCACTACCAAAGCTGGACAGGTGGCTTTTGCCAAAATGGCTGCACTTGAGCTAGCTAAGTTTAAGATTCGAGTGAATGTGGTATGCCCAGGAGCGATTGCTACTAATATAGATGAAACAACTGAAATGAGCGAGGAAGTAGAAGCAATTGTCATTCCAATTGAATTTCCCGATGGTGCGCAGCCCTTGGCGGACGGACCGGGCAAGCCGGATAATGTTGCCGATCTCGTTGCTTTTCTAGCATCCGATGAATCTATTCATATTACAGGTGCACAAATCGTGATTGACGGTGCGGAGTCCTTATTATCCTAA
- a CDS encoding SRPBCC family protein yields MIANIKKADDHYVARFERQLKHSASEIWSFLTENEKLALWFTELRVEDLREGGLIKFDMQNGTFEEMTITALQHESVLEFTWAEDSVRFELYPNSKGCLLVLNETLQTFTPHTPRDLAGWHVCLDVIQHLLDGTTLESREAEWNVWYEQYREAISKLG; encoded by the coding sequence ATGATAGCTAACATCAAAAAAGCAGATGATCATTATGTCGCTCGTTTCGAACGTCAATTAAAACATTCCGCATCTGAAATCTGGTCCTTTTTGACAGAAAATGAGAAGCTGGCTTTATGGTTCACTGAATTACGTGTTGAAGACCTGCGTGAAGGTGGATTAATCAAGTTTGATATGCAAAACGGAACCTTTGAGGAAATGACGATTACCGCCCTGCAACATGAATCTGTTCTTGAATTTACGTGGGCTGAAGATTCCGTTCGCTTTGAGCTATATCCTAATTCAAAAGGCTGCTTACTCGTCTTGAATGAAACGCTCCAAACGTTCACTCCGCACACACCCCGAGATTTAGCTGGCTGGCATGTATGTCTGGACGTGATCCAGCATCTTCTGGATGGTACGACACTGGAGTCACGTGAGGCTGAATGGAACGTTTGGTACGAGCAATACCGCGAAGCGATCTCTAAATTAGGATAA